A portion of the Pseudomonas synxantha BG33R genome contains these proteins:
- a CDS encoding YciK family oxidoreductase: protein MFDYSAPPELLKGRVILVTGAGRGIGAAAAKTYAAHGATVLLLGKTEANLAQVYDQIEAAGQPQPVVIPFNLETALPHQYDELAAMIEKEFGRLDGLLHNASIIGPRTPIEQLSGENFMRVMHVNVNAMFMLTSTLLPLLKLSQDASVVFTSSSVGRKGRAYWGAYGVSKFATEGLMQTLADELEDVAAVRANSINPGGTRTSMRAQAYPGENPMERPAPEEIMPVYLYLMGPDSAGINGQAFDAQ from the coding sequence ATGTTTGATTATTCTGCCCCTCCAGAACTGCTCAAAGGCCGGGTCATCCTGGTCACCGGCGCCGGCCGCGGGATTGGCGCAGCAGCGGCAAAGACCTATGCCGCCCATGGCGCGACCGTGCTGTTGCTGGGCAAGACCGAAGCCAACCTGGCCCAGGTATATGACCAGATCGAAGCCGCCGGCCAGCCGCAACCGGTGGTGATCCCGTTCAACCTGGAGACCGCCCTGCCCCATCAATACGATGAGCTGGCAGCGATGATCGAAAAAGAATTCGGCCGCCTCGACGGCCTGTTGCACAACGCCTCGATCATCGGCCCACGCACGCCGATCGAGCAGTTGTCCGGCGAGAATTTCATGCGCGTGATGCATGTGAACGTCAACGCGATGTTCATGCTGACCAGCACCTTGCTGCCGCTGCTCAAGCTGTCCCAGGATGCATCGGTGGTGTTCACCTCCAGCAGCGTCGGGCGTAAGGGGCGGGCGTATTGGGGGGCTTATGGTGTGTCCAAGTTTGCTACCGAAGGCTTGATGCAAACCCTGGCCGATGAGCTGGAAGATGTAGCGGCAGTGCGCGCCAACAGCATCAACCCGGGCGGTACACGCACGAGTATGCGGGCCCAGGCGTATCCCGGTGAGAACCCGATGGAGCGGCCAGCACCGGAAGAGATCATGCCGGTGTACCTGTACCTGATGGGGCCGGACAGTGCCGGCATCAATGGACAGGCATTTGATGCGCAGTAA